The Clostridium sp. DL-VIII DNA window AACAGGATCATCTGCACAAACAGCTGCTTATGATGGCGCAAATCTTAGCCAAAAGGGAGATGTTGTAGTTGTCTCAGTAAATCATCGACTTAATGTTCTTGGACATCTTGATCTTTCTCAATATGGTGAAAAATATAAATATTCTGAAAATATTGGAATTACAGATATCGTAGCTTCTCTTAAATGGATCCGTGACAATATTACACAGTTTGGTGGTGATCCTAATAACATTACGGTATTTGGAGAGTCAGGTGGAGGAGCCAAGGTACTTGCACTTATGACAAGTCCATACGCAAAGGGACTTTTCCAGAAAGGAATTGTTGAGAGCGGTGCGACAGAAACAATGGGAGTTAATTTTACTTCAAAGGAAGCCAGTAAAAGGGTGACAGAACTTACACTTCAAAACCTTGGAATTACTGCGGATCAGATAGAAAAATTGCAGACTATTCCATATGAAGAACTGTCACAAGCATCTGACAAAGCACTTCAGCAGACAGCAGAAGAACTTCATATTCCAGCAGCGCTTGGGGCAGGATATGGATTGTCATGGGAACCGGTAGTAGATGGAGACTATATGCCTACAAGTCCGGTCACAGAAAAAGGATTTGCAGAAGCTGGTAAGGATGTACCGCTCTTGATTGGCTCAAACCTCACAGAGTGGACAGATTTTTCACCAATAATGAATATGGCGAAAGCACAATCAGATAATAAAAATACATGGACCGAAGAAGAAATTGACAAGCATCTGAAAGAAACTTATGGAGATAAGGCAGATGAAATTGTAAATGCATTTCTTAAAGCATATCCTGATAAAAAGAAAGCAGATGCATTATATATTGATTCAACTACAATTAGATTGCCACTTTTAAAGATTATGTCCCACAAGGCAGATCAACAGGGAGCACCTGTTTATTCCTATGTTTTCAGCTGGGAATCTCCGGTTATGAATGGTGTTTTCACATCATACCACACATCCGAAATACCATTTGTATTTAACAATATAGATAAAGCGGATACAACGATCGGTGGAGGTGAAGATGCCAAAATTCTAGAAGAACGCATGAGCCAGGCATGGATAAGTTTCGCAAGGAACGGTAAACCAAGTGCCGACAATTTACCAGAGTGGGAAGCCTATGACCGTCAAGGTGGTGCGACAATGATTTTTGATAACAAGGTGAAGCTTGTGCATAACCATGATAAAGAACTTATGAAGCTTCTGGCACCAAATTATCAATATTAACATTTTGCCAAAGATGTTTCTAAAGCCTTGCTATCGTAAATAACATAACAGGATTTTAGAGATATTGGAAAAATGTAGAGATAGGCTGTCAACATTTTTTCATACACTTTTTATCCATTAAGTAAAAAGTTAAATTTATGATTTATATAAATCATTGAAAATGCAAGATTTAAGTCGCTTTATTTGTACTCTATGTGCAAAAATAAATTCCACATGTTGCTATTTTGCAAGATTAAGTTCGTGGCAACGAATTACACTATGTAGCTAAGTGTTATTTAAGTGCGGTCTTATCTGGAGAAATTTCTACCAATTTAAGGAGTTTGTGCAACTTGTTATTTAAGCATTAGGGACAGCTTAAACGGGAGGCAGCCGTTTAGACTGTCCCTTGCTGTGTTCTGTTAATATGATTTGTTAAAAGAGTTATCATCTTACTGTGTATATTAATCTAGGCTGTATCCCTTAGGAATTACATATCGTATGTGTTCATGATTTTTTGCTAAGAACTGTTTGGGTTGAAGTAATAATTTTTTGTACAAATCATAAAAATAACGTAAAAGTAAAAAATATTGACATTGAGTTAACTCCAAAAAGTAGAATTTGGTTAAGTTTAAAATTCAATAAAAATAACTAAAAGATAGAGGGTGAAATCGTATGACGATTAAGGAGGTAAGTAAAAAATTTGATCTTTCACAGGAGACACTTCGTTATTATGAACGTATAGGACTAATTTCTAATGTTAACCGTAATAGGGGTGGAATTAGGAACTACACTGAAGAAAATTGCAAGCGGGTTGAATTTATCAAATGTATGAGAAGTGCTGGCCTTCCTATAGAAGTCTTAATTAAGTATGTTATGCTGTTTCAACAAGGAGATGAAACTATTGAAGAAAGAAAAGAGCTGTTAAAAGAGCAACGTGCACAGTTAGCTAAAAAAATGGAAAACATGAAAAAAACCTTAGATCGTTTAGATTATAAAATAGAAAGATGTGAACAAGGAATAGTTACAAAATCATGATGACTTATTAAAACATCATGTTAGTGAATGCATAGAATGTGGCGCATGTATGAAAAACTGCTCATTTAATATAGATATAATAAATAAAATGGAACAAGCAAATCAGTTATTTGGTAATTAACCATGGAACAAGTAAATTGGAAAAGAGAGACATTCTTAGTCTTCAGATAATGCATGAAGACCAAGAAATGAGAAAAAGTGTTTAATAGAAAAGAAAATAAAGGAGAGATTAAAAATGGCAATTACAGATTTTTCAAAAGAGTATCATGAGAGTATGTTTCCAGGATATGAATCAAAGTTCTTAGAAACAGACCCAGAATTTATTGAGTTTTTTTACAACTTTGCATTTGATGAAGTTGTAAAACAGGATAATTTAGATGATCATACTAGAATGATAGCAATTATTGCAACCTTGATTGGATGTCGAGGGATTGATGAATTTAAGGCAATAGTACCAGCTGCACTTAATTTTGGAGTAACACCAGTAGAAGTGAAAGAAATTGTGTATCAATCCGTAGTTTATCTTGGAATCGGAAGAGTATTTCCATTCCTTAAAATATATAATTTTATCTGTAATATATGCATTTGTTAAATTAAATTCTAATGTTATTCTTGCGTTAAAAGAATGAAAATGAGAACTCGGGATAGAGTTATAGTTGTTTTTTACTACCAACCAAATAGGACAAGTGAAGGATAGGTATGATAAGAGTAGATATAATCTGAAAGGAGATTTATTTATGAAACAAAAAATTGGAATAAGTCGAAGTGGTAATTTAGCTGAAGCAGTAAAAGGAGTTGTTAATCCTTCTTTAATAATACTATTATCAAATAAAAACAAATTTGAAGACCATGTAGAAGAATTAGAACAATTGTATCCAGGTGTTCCAAGTATCGGATGTACTTGTACTAGTTATACAAAGTATTCCACAATTGAAAATGGAGTAACAGTAATTGCATTTTCTGATTGTGTTAGTGCAGCTGCTAATGTTATATTAGAACTTTCTTCTATGCCAGTTAAGTATATTAGTCGAATGGAAGAGGATATAAAAAAGGTAAAAGCAGAGTCACAAAATACAATTTGTATTGATTTAGCCACAGGAAATCATAGCTGTCTAATGACAACTTTAGGAAGTATTTTGGAAAATAAGCATATTCCTTTAATAGGAGCTGGTGTTTATTTCAATAAGGTTTCTTGCAATGGCGTTATATATGAAGATGCTTGTGCATATGCGTTTATTAAGAATGATGGAAGGATAAAAGTTTATAAGGAAACTATTTACAAGCCAACTGATTTAAAAATGGTAGTAACTAAAGCAGATTCAAAAAGATATATCCTTTATGAATTAAATGGCAAGCCAGCAGAATCTGTTTATTGTGATTATCTTAATATTTCTCCAAATAAAATAAACACACAATACTTTCAAAACCCATTAGGAAAATGGGTTGGTGATGAGTTTTACATAATGGGGATTGGTCAGTTACAGGATGGAGCATTGCAATGCTATAAAAGAATAAACAATATGGATATCATTTCAATTTTAGAGTTAGATGATTATAAACAGGTTATTAATAATACAGTAACTTCAATTAAAAAGGACATGAATCATATATCAGGGATTTTTTCTATGAATTGCGGAGGTCGATATACATTTTTTAGAAATGAAAATTATTGGGACGACTATTTAAAAACAATGAATTTTACTGATAATCACGTTGGAATTGTAGCAATGGGAGAGCATTTTAATTCACAACACGTAAATTTAACAATGGTATGTTTTGCATTTGAATAAAGTTTGAAAGGAGAACTTTTATGAATTTATTTCAATCTAGAAATAAAGATAAAGCTCACGATATAATTGAAATTAATAATGTCAAGGCCCCAAAAGATATTTCACCTATTGTATATGCTATTGATTATCTTAAGAAATGCACCGAAAATTTAACTACAGAAGAATTAAATACATCAGAACAGATTCGTAAAATTGAATTATCATTTAAAAAAGTTTTAAATGACAATTCCAAACTAAATGAAGAAATTGATAATAATTTTAATAATATCCTTTCCAAGATAGACATTGCTTCAGGAGGATTTGAAGAAGTTAAAAATGATATTATCAAATCTATTAATAGAGCAGAAACACAGGGAAATGTTTTAAAAGAAAATGCTAACAGGGTATATGCTAGCTTTAATGAAATGGATAGTGTCTTTAAAATGTTACAAAATTCGGTTGACGAAATTAAAAAATGCACAAATGAAATTGTAGGTATCGCAAATCAAGCGAATATGCTATCACTTAATGCATCTATTGAGGCAGCAAGAGCTGGAGAAAATGGAAAAGGATTTTCTGTGGTTGCAGAAGAAGTAAGGAAATTATCAAGTGAAATAAAAAATTTAGTTTCATTTGTGAAAAATAGTGTTGATGATGTAGAAAATGGTACAGAAGAATTAAGCAAAGCATTTAAAACTTCACAAAAAGTTTTAGAAAATGGTGGGCAAAGTGTAGATGATACAAATGAAATTTTTAATGAGATAAAAAATACGGCAATAAAGCTCGATGATGTGCATGCTGAAATTTTGAATGCTATTAATGAGTCTTCGAGTGGAATGCAAAAAATTGATGATTATATATCAGCATCACAAAAATCTTATCATAATATGACAGAGCATATAGATATGATTAATAAATTTGATACTAGAAAAAGTGTCCTTTTTGAAAATATAGATAATATGACTGAACAATTGGAACCATTGTTAAAAGAAGATTTATAAATAACCTATGAATCAATCTAATATATCCAGACTGGTGGGGAACGATTTCTATGCCTGTATGTACATTTATAGGTTGGTAAGTAAGTTGTTGGAATAATATGTAAAATAGATAAATTTATCTGATATATATATTTAATGAACTCACTTCAAAGAGTATGATATTCACTACTAGGAAAAGGAGTAAAGGAGTACTTATGAATAATATATTTAGAATCGATTTAATATCTGAGTTGCATGAGGTTGTGGGATATGATAAACCTAAACATCCATTGATTACAATATTGAACTTGAATAAAATCTCTGGTGTAAATGTACCTAAAAATGCACAAACAGTAAGTGGATTGTATACTATAGCCTTAAAACTCAATTGCCCTTTCAAATATGGGCGGCAAAATTATGATTTTAGAGAAGGGAGTTTGATGTCTGCGGCACCTGAACAGGTTGTAATAATAGATGATGAAGATTATAAATTAAAACAGGAGGGCTGGATGCTTTGTTTTCATCCGGATTTAATTAGAAAAAGTGAGCTGGGGCGTAAAATGAATGAGTTTACTTTCTTTTCATATGAAGTCAGTGAGGCGCTACATTTATCTGAAAAAGAAAAAGAAATTATAACCAATATCGTTAAGACAATTGAAAATGAATTGAATCAGAATATTGATGAGTATAGTCAGGATCTAATAGTTTCAAATATTGAAGTACTGCTTAATTATTCCAAGCGTTTTTATGGCAGGCAATTCATTACCAGAAGTATTGCAAATAACGATGTAATTAGACGTTTTAATATACTGATTGGAGATTATTTTAACTCAAAAGACTTAGAGGAGAAAGGAATACCAAATGTTAAATATTTAGCGAATAAAATGGGTTATTCAACAAATTATTTAAGTGATTTACTAAGGAAGGAAACTGGTAAGAATACGCAGGAACATATTCAACTGCATTTAATTGAAAAAGCAAAAACTTTACTCCTCGGATCATCAGAACCAGTAAACAGGATTGCTTATATGCTTGGATTTGAATATCCAGCGCATTTTTCAAAATTTTTCAAGTTGAAGACAGGAATATCGCCTATGGAATTCAGAAAATAAATACTCTTCTGTACTTGTTATTTTTTTGATTGGGCCTAATTCTTTGATTTTTTGTAGTA harbors:
- a CDS encoding carboxylesterase family protein; this translates as MTFSLLTTFGITEKNSVAKASTTSVESETEKSAVISAGPNIAVVQTEAGKVQGYSRNGIYTYHGVPYAEAKERFVPAEKVEHWDGVKLAFNYGPISPQQQSAGGSDSSWENPSRQFAMDNNSQNLNIWTPGINDNAKRPVMVWLHGGGFSTGSSAQTAAYDGANLSQKGDVVVVSVNHRLNVLGHLDLSQYGEKYKYSENIGITDIVASLKWIRDNITQFGGDPNNITVFGESGGGAKVLALMTSPYAKGLFQKGIVESGATETMGVNFTSKEASKRVTELTLQNLGITADQIEKLQTIPYEELSQASDKALQQTAEELHIPAALGAGYGLSWEPVVDGDYMPTSPVTEKGFAEAGKDVPLLIGSNLTEWTDFSPIMNMAKAQSDNKNTWTEEEIDKHLKETYGDKADEIVNAFLKAYPDKKKADALYIDSTTIRLPLLKIMSHKADQQGAPVYSYVFSWESPVMNGVFTSYHTSEIPFVFNNIDKADTTIGGGEDAKILEERMSQAWISFARNGKPSADNLPEWEAYDRQGGATMIFDNKVKLVHNHDKELMKLLAPNYQY
- a CDS encoding MerR family transcriptional regulator, whose translation is MTIKEVSKKFDLSQETLRYYERIGLISNVNRNRGGIRNYTEENCKRVEFIKCMRSAGLPIEVLIKYVMLFQQGDETIEERKELLKEQRAQLAKKMENMKKTLDRLDYKIERCEQGIVTKS
- a CDS encoding carboxymuconolactone decarboxylase family protein, producing MAITDFSKEYHESMFPGYESKFLETDPEFIEFFYNFAFDEVVKQDNLDDHTRMIAIIATLIGCRGIDEFKAIVPAALNFGVTPVEVKEIVYQSVVYLGIGRVFPFLKIYNFICNICIC
- a CDS encoding FIST N-terminal domain-containing protein, which produces MKQKIGISRSGNLAEAVKGVVNPSLIILLSNKNKFEDHVEELEQLYPGVPSIGCTCTSYTKYSTIENGVTVIAFSDCVSAAANVILELSSMPVKYISRMEEDIKKVKAESQNTICIDLATGNHSCLMTTLGSILENKHIPLIGAGVYFNKVSCNGVIYEDACAYAFIKNDGRIKVYKETIYKPTDLKMVVTKADSKRYILYELNGKPAESVYCDYLNISPNKINTQYFQNPLGKWVGDEFYIMGIGQLQDGALQCYKRINNMDIISILELDDYKQVINNTVTSIKKDMNHISGIFSMNCGGRYTFFRNENYWDDYLKTMNFTDNHVGIVAMGEHFNSQHVNLTMVCFAFE
- a CDS encoding methyl-accepting chemotaxis protein; translated protein: MNLFQSRNKDKAHDIIEINNVKAPKDISPIVYAIDYLKKCTENLTTEELNTSEQIRKIELSFKKVLNDNSKLNEEIDNNFNNILSKIDIASGGFEEVKNDIIKSINRAETQGNVLKENANRVYASFNEMDSVFKMLQNSVDEIKKCTNEIVGIANQANMLSLNASIEAARAGENGKGFSVVAEEVRKLSSEIKNLVSFVKNSVDDVENGTEELSKAFKTSQKVLENGGQSVDDTNEIFNEIKNTAIKLDDVHAEILNAINESSSGMQKIDDYISASQKSYHNMTEHIDMINKFDTRKSVLFENIDNMTEQLEPLLKEDL
- a CDS encoding helix-turn-helix domain-containing protein, with the translated sequence MNNIFRIDLISELHEVVGYDKPKHPLITILNLNKISGVNVPKNAQTVSGLYTIALKLNCPFKYGRQNYDFREGSLMSAAPEQVVIIDDEDYKLKQEGWMLCFHPDLIRKSELGRKMNEFTFFSYEVSEALHLSEKEKEIITNIVKTIENELNQNIDEYSQDLIVSNIEVLLNYSKRFYGRQFITRSIANNDVIRRFNILIGDYFNSKDLEEKGIPNVKYLANKMGYSTNYLSDLLRKETGKNTQEHIQLHLIEKAKTLLLGSSEPVNRIAYMLGFEYPAHFSKFFKLKTGISPMEFRK